Proteins encoded in a region of the Candidatus Eisenbacteria bacterium genome:
- a CDS encoding polysaccharide deacetylase family protein, which yields MGTDTTMNVLRGACARILTALGLDSRRLARRLRANGNRLVLVLHRVLPSEADGDLSPAGMVLAAPRFAQLLDRLGDAFDLPTPERFLAGFPEPLAHPSALVTFDDGWADVARHAIPEMRRRSIAGVLFVSARHVEDGALFWPERLREAARRLGPRRFRALGGADLPAWKDAGGWERLLTRYKEKAEKEREEILDRLERESGGPPAERRIVSWEDLRSAAASGIEIGSHGMSHRILTRIPDEEARREIGDSRRTIGERLGTAPRLFAYPNGDRSKKIKEIVREAGYAFAFSIRGTPGDRLDLPRINLHDRSVSDRQGRWSEARLRRTLGK from the coding sequence CGTCCTTCGCGGCGCGTGCGCGCGCATCCTCACGGCGCTCGGTCTCGACTCCCGGCGCCTCGCGCGTCGGCTTCGCGCGAACGGGAACCGGCTCGTTCTCGTCCTCCATCGTGTCTTGCCGTCGGAGGCCGACGGAGATCTCTCGCCTGCGGGAATGGTCCTCGCCGCGCCCCGCTTCGCGCAGCTCCTCGATCGGCTCGGGGACGCGTTCGATCTGCCGACGCCCGAGCGCTTTCTGGCCGGCTTTCCGGAGCCGCTCGCGCACCCCTCCGCGCTCGTCACGTTCGACGACGGATGGGCGGACGTGGCTCGCCACGCGATCCCGGAAATGCGTCGCCGTTCGATCGCCGGCGTCCTTTTCGTCTCCGCGCGACACGTCGAGGACGGCGCCCTCTTCTGGCCCGAGCGTCTCCGCGAAGCGGCGCGGCGGCTCGGCCCCCGGCGTTTTCGGGCGCTCGGCGGGGCCGACCTCCCCGCGTGGAAGGATGCGGGAGGCTGGGAGAGGCTCCTCACCCGATACAAGGAAAAGGCCGAGAAGGAGAGAGAGGAGATCCTCGACCGGCTGGAACGCGAGTCGGGAGGGCCTCCGGCGGAGCGGCGCATCGTCTCGTGGGAGGATCTCCGCTCGGCGGCGGCCTCCGGCATCGAGATCGGAAGCCACGGGATGAGCCACCGGATCTTGACCCGAATCCCGGATGAGGAGGCGCGGCGGGAGATCGGCGATTCGCGGCGAACGATCGGGGAGAGGCTTGGGACGGCGCCCCGCCTCTTCGCCTATCCGAACGGAGACCGGAGCAAGAAGATCAAGGAGATCGTGCGCGAAGCAGGCTACGCGTTCGCTTTCTCGATTCGCGGAACACCCGGCGATCGTCTCGATCTTCCGCGGATCAACCTTCACGATCGGAGTGTGAGCGACCGGCAGGGACGCTGGAGCGAAGCTCGGCTTCGCCGGACGCTCGGGAAGTGA